AGGTGCTGCTGCGGGCGGCGTGGCGGTGCGCCGACGCCCGCACGGCGGCGCTGGTGGGCCGGGAGCTGGTGCCACTCACCCTCTCGGGCCCGGCCGCGGGCATGACCGGCGTCGGGCGCGGCGGCGGCGCGCCGAGCGAGCTGCTCGGCCTCTGGCCGGCCCTGGTGGAGAAGACGCTCGTCGACCCGCACGTCACCGTGGCGACGGAGGAGGTGCGATGAGACGCCGGCTCCACGACCTCGGGTGTGGCTATCGGGCCGGTGACAAGGGCGACGTCGCCGACGTCGCGCTCTTCGCCCCCGACGCCGCGGTGTACGAGCTGATCCGCGCCGCCGTGACGGCCGAGCGGGTGAAGGCGCACTTCGGCTCGCTCGTGCTCGGCCCGGTCGAGCGCTACGAGGCACCGAACGTGCTCGCCCTGAACTTCGTCCTCCACGACGCCCTGGGGGGCGGGGGCCCGCGCTCGCTCCGAGCCGACAACCTCGGCAAGACCCTGGGCGGCGCCCTCGTGCGGCTCGAGGTGGAGGTGCCGGCCGCGCTCGCTGACCGCCGCGCCACCGCACCCGATGTCGGCTGGGCCATCGAGCGGCTCGAGCGACTCGTTCCGTAGGCGCAGACCGGCGACCATGGGACGGAACCCGGCGCGGCGACGGCCAGCGCGGCCCCGGGAAGAGTTCGGAGCCTTCGAGACGGTCGACCGCGGCCCGCACCGCTCGCCCGCCGGTCGGTACCGGTCAGGCCCCGGTGCGACGCGCCGCCCAGACCTCAGCCAGCTGCGGGGGCATCGGCGCCGCGAACCAGTGGCCCTGGGCGCGCATGCATCCCTGGCCGCGCACCCGCTCGGCCTGCGCCGCCGTCTCGACGCCGAGCACGACCGACGAGAGCTTCAGCTGGTGCGCGAGGTCGACGATCGCCGCGACCACGGCGTCGTCGAAGGGGTCGGCGCCGAGCCCACGGACGAACCCACGGTCGATCTTGACCGCGTCGATCGGGAACTGCTTGAGGTGGACCAGCGGCGAGTAGCCGGTCCCGAAGTCGTCGAGGGCGAGCAGCACGCCGAGGTCGCGCAGCTCGGCGAACAGCGCACGGGCAGCCTCGGCGTCCTGGAGCAGGAGCCGCTCGGTGATCTCGAACGACAGGAGGGCCGGGTCGAGGCCCGAGCCGTGCACGGCCTTGGCGATCGTGGTGGCCAGGTGCGGGTCGGAGAGCTCCGCCGCTGACACGTTGACGCTGGTGACGAAGGGACCCCACTCCGGGTGCTTTCGATGCCAGTCGCCCACGGTCCGGCACACCTCCTCGCGGACCCACTCGCCGATCGGCCGCATCAGCCCCGAGTCCTCGGCCACCGAGAGGAAGTCGATCGGCTGCAGCAGGCCGCGGCGGGGGTGGTCCCAACGCAGGAGCGCCTCGAACCCGGCGAAAGCGCCGGTCCTGAGCCAGACGACGGGCTGGTAGTGGACGACGAGCCCGCCGTGATCGAGGGCGTGGCGGAGCTCCCGCTCGGTGTCGAGGCGGGTGACGACGTCCTCCCGGAGCTGGGCGTCGAAGAGCTCGACACGGTCCCGCCCCTTCTCCTTGGCTCGGTACATGGCGGCGTCGGCGTCGCGCAGGAGCGCCTCCGGCGGCCGCCCGTCGGCCACGGCGATGCCGATGCTGACGGTGACGACCGCTTCGAGGCCGTCGAGGTTGAAGGGCTCGCGGGCGACGTGCAGGAGCCGGTCGGCGAGCGTGATGGCGTCGTCCGGTCCCGCCAGCTGCTCGCACACCACGACAAACTCGTCGCCGCCGAAGCGGGCCACGAGGTCCCCGGGGCGGAGCGCCTCGGCCAGCCGGTGCCCCATCGAGACCAGGAGCCGGTCGCCGGCGTCGTGTCCGACGCTGTCGTTGAGCACCTTGAACCGGTCGAGGTCGAGGAACATCACCGCGATGTCGGACCCGCCCTGACGCTCGTGGTGTCCCATGCGCCGCAGCCGCTCGAGCAGCTGCTCGCGGTTCGGGAGGCCGGTCAGGGCGTCGTGGAGGGCCTGGTGGGCGAGGCGCGCCTGGCTGCGGTTCCGCTCGACGGCGATGGCGGTGACGCTCGCCGCCACCTCGAGCAGCCGCTCGTCGCCGGGCTGCGGCTCGAGGGCATCGGTCCGCAGCGCCAGCACCACGCCGAGGTGCCGCCCGCTCCGGGCGTCGCCGACCGGCCGCCCCCACCAGGTCTGGAAGCCGTGGCGCAGGAGCGTCGCCGCGGGCCGGCCGGTGTCGGCCGGGTCGATGGTCTCGCGCACCACCGCGTCCGCCATGATCCCGGTGTCCGCCGGGATCGCGAAGCCCTCGAGGGCGTCGACGCACGCGGGAGGCAGGCTGGGGGCGGCGGCGACGTGCAGCACCCGGTCCTCGTCGGCGATCGCCAGCACCGCCCGGGCGTTGCCGATCCACTGCTCGACGAGCCGCGCCACCGCGTCGAGCGTGGAGCCGAGCGGGTCGCCGCGCGCGATCGATTCGAGGATCCGCCCCTGGTCGGCGGCGATCCGCTCGGCGCGTCGCCGGTCGGTGACGTCCCGCGCGTTCACGAGGATCCCGGAGATCCCCGGGTCGTGGGTGAGGAGGATCGCCACCGATTCGATCCAGCGCCAGGAGCCGTCGCGGTGGCGGATCCGGTGCTCGACCGGGGTCGGCACGCCGGTGACGAGCAGCTGGTCGGCGAAGGTTCGGGCCACGTCCTCGCGCTCGTCCGGGTCGAGCAGCTCGATCGCCGACCGGCCGAGCAGCTCGTCCGGGGCGTAGCCGAGGACCCGTTCGTGCGACGGGCTGGCGTAGACGAAGCGCCCCTGGTCGTCGTAGATCGAGACCAGGTCGTGCGAGTGCTGGATCAGGGCGCGGAAGCGGCTCTCGGACCGTCGCGCCGCCTCCTCGGCCTCGATCCGGTCGGTGACGTCGATCACCGTGCCGACGTGCCCGATGAAGCCGCCCTCGGCGTCGTAGCGGGGCACGCCGACGTCCACCACCCGTCGGTACGAGCCGTCGGCGATCCGCACCCGGTAGTCGATCTCGTACGGCTCGCCCTCGCCGAGCCGAGCCTGGACGGCCTTGGCGACGCGCTCCCGGTCGTCGGGGTGCAGGGCCTCCTGCCAGCCGTAGCCGAGCTCCTCCTCCGGCGGCCGACCGGTGAAGTCGTACCAGCGCTCGTTGAAGAAGACGACCCGGTCCGACGCGTCGGTCATCCACATCATCACCGGCGCGCTGTCGGCGACGCGCCGGAACAGCGCCGGGCTCGACGCCGCCGCCTCGGCCTCGATCCGGTGGGTGACGTCTCGCGCGTTGATGACGACGCCCCCTGCGGCCCGATCCCCGACCAGGCTCGTGAACACGAGCTCGAGGTGGCACCACGCGCCGGCCCGGTGGCGGCAGCGGACGGTCACGGGCGCGTTCACGGTCCCCGCGTCCACGAGCGCCCTGTATGCGGTCTTCACCGTGTCGAGGTCGTCGGGGTGCACGAGGTCCGTGGCGCGCGACCCGAGCAGCTCGTCGGAGGGGTAGCCGAGCACGGCCTCCACGAGGGGGCTCACCCACTGCACCGTGCCGCGGGCCTCCCCGACGCCGACCACGCCCCAGGCGTGGTGCGCGACCGCGCCCTGCGCGTCGTCGTCCGCCCACGGGCCCCGCGGCCCGGATGCGCCCCTACTCATCCCACCTGCCCCAACCAGCCCGGGCCCTGTCGCTCAGGGACGCCGGCCGGCCTGCTCACTGAGCAACGGTAGCCTCGCCGCGTCGACGAGATTCTCGAGCGCTTCTCTCCCCCGGTCCGGGACTGGTTCGCCTCGGCGTTCGCCGCCCCGACCCGGGCCCAGCACCTTGGCTGGCCAGCCATCGGCGCCGGGGACCACACCCTCCTCCTGGCGCCGACCGGATCGGGCAAGACCCTCGCCGCGTTCCTGTGGGCCGTCGACCGGCTCGCCACCGACCCCGAGGGCCCGCCGGCGACGCGCGACCGGGTGCTGTACGTGTCGCCCCTCAAGGCGCTCGCCGTCGACATCGAGCGGAACCTCCGCGCCCCCCTCATCGGCCTCCAGCGCAGCGCGGCGCGCCTCGGCGTCGACGTGCGCGTCCCAACCGTCGGGGTCCGGACCGGAGACACGCCGGCCGACGAGCGGCGGCGGCTCGTCCGCACCCCGCCGGACATCCTCATCACTACCCCGGAGTCGCTGTACCTCATGCTCACGTCCCGGGCCCGGGAGACGCTCCGATCCGTGCGCTGGGTCATCGTCGACGAGATCCACGCCGTCGCGGGCACGAAGCGGGGGGCGCACCTGGCCCTGTCGCTCGAGCGGCTCGAGGAGCTGACCCGCCGGTCCCCGCAACGGATCGGGCTGTCGGCGACGCAGCGGCCGCTCGACGAGATCGCGCGGTTCCTGGGCGGGGTCGGCCCCGACGGGCCGCGCCCGGTCACGGTCGTGGACGCCGGCTCGGGCAAGGACCTCGACGTCGAGGTCGTCGTCCCCGTCGAGGACCTCGGCGCGATGGGCCGCGCGCTCGACGAGCCCGTCAGCGGCCCCGCCGACGCCGGGCCCCCGCGCGCCAGCATCTGGCCGCACGTCCACCCGCGGCTGCTCGAGCTCGTGCTGGCCCACCGCAGCACGATCATCTTCGTCAACGCCCGGCGGCTGGCCGAGCGCCTCGCCGCCAGCCTCAACGACCTCTGGCACGAGCAGCTGGCGGCGGCCGGCCAGACGGCGGCGCCGGGCGTCGAGCTCGTGCGCGCGCACCACGGGTCGATCGCTCGGGAGCAGCGCCTCGCCATCGAGGACGCGCTGAAGCGGGGCGAGGTCCGCGCCCTCGTGGCGACGAGCTCGCTCGAGCTCGGCATCGACATGGGCGCGGTCGACCTCGTGATCCAGGTCGAATCGCCAGGATCCGTGGCGCGCGGGCTCCAGCGCATCGGCCGGGCCGGGCACGGGGTCGGGGAATCGAGCCGCGGCAAGATCTTCCCGAAGTACCGGGGCGACCTGCTCGAGGCCGCGGTCGTCGTCCCGCGCATGCGGGCCGGGCTCGTCGAGGAGACCCGCTACCCGCGGAACCCGCTCGACGTGCTCGCCCAGCAGCTCGTCGCCGCCTGCGCGGTCGACGAGTGGGACGTCGACGCCCTCCTGGCGCTCGTGCGTCGCGCCGCCAACTTCGCCGACCTCCCCGACGACGCGTTCACGGCCGTGCTGGACCTGCTCGCCGGCCGGTACCCGAGCGACGAGTTCTCGGGCTTGCGGCCCCGGCTGGTGTGGGACCGCGTCGCCGGCCGGGTCCGGGCGCGGGACGGCGCCGCTCGCGTCGCCATCGTCAACGGGGGCACGATCCCCGACCGCGGCCTCTTCGGCGTGTTCCTGCCCGACGGCGTCCGCGTCGGCGAGCTCGACGAGGAGATGGTCTACGAGAGCCGCCCCGGCGACATCTTCGTCCTCGGCGCGTCGACGTGGCGGATCGACCAGATCACCCACGACCGGGTCATCGTGACGCCCGCGCCCGGCGAGCCGGCACGAGCACCCTTCTGGAAGGGCGACAAGCCGGGCCGGCCCCTCGAGCTGGGCCGGGCGCTCGGCGCCGCGGTGCGGGAGCTCACCGCGCTCGCACCCGACGCGGCGAGGCGGCGCCTGGCCGACGACTTCGGGCTCGACGCGCTGGCGGCCGAGAACCTGCGCCGCTACCTCGAGGAGCAGCGAGACGCGACCGGGTCCGTGCCCGACGACCGCACCGTCGTCGTGGAGCGGTTCCCCGACGAGATCGGCGACTGGCGCGTCTGCGTCCTGTCGCCCTTCGGCGCCCGCGTCCACGCCCCCTGGGCGCTGGCGCTCGAGGCCCGCCTGAACGAGCGGCTCGACCTGCCGGTCGAGGTGCTGTGGAGCGACGACGGGATCGTGCTGCGGCTCCCGGAGGCGGTCGACACCATCCCGACCGAGGAGCTCCTCCTCGACCCGGACGAGGTCGAGGAGCTCGTCACCCGCCAGCTCCCGGCGACCGCCCTCTTCGCGGCCCGGTTCCGCGAGGCGGCGGCCCGCGCGCTCCTCCTCCCCCGCCGCCGGCCCGGCGAGCGCACCCCGCTCTGGCAGCAGCGGCAACGGGCCGCCGACCTGCTCGAGGTCGCGGCCCGGTACCCGTCGTTCCCCATCGTGCTCGAGGCGACCCGCGAGTGCCTGCGCGACGTGTTCGACCTCGCCGCGCTGCGCACCGTCCTCGCCGACCTCCGGGCCCGGCGGGTGCGTGTCGTCCCGGTCGAGACCCCGACCGCGTCGCCGTTCGCGCAGTCGCTCCTCTTCGGCTGGATCGCGGTGTACATGTACGAGGGCGACGCGCCGCTGGCCGAGCGGCGGGCGGCCGCGCTCGCGCTCGACCGCGACCTGCTCCGCGAGCTGCTGGGCGCCGACGAGCTGCGCGAGCTGCTCGACGCCGACGCCGTCGAGACCGTCGAGCTGGAGCTGGCGCGCCTGGCGCCGACGAGCCGACGAGCGCAGAGCGCCGACGACGTGCACGACCTGCTCCGGGACCTCGGCGACCTCTCCGAGGGCGAGCTGACGGCGCGCACCGACGGCGAGGTCGGCCCGATCGTGGCCGGGCTCGAGCGGGACCGACGGGCCATCCGGATCACGGTCGCCGGCGAGCCGCGGGTCGCCGCGGCCGAGGACGCGGCCCGGTACCGGGACGCCACCGGTGCCGCCATCCCGGTCGGGCTGCCCGGCGTGTTCACCGCGCCCAGCGAGGACCCGCTCGGCGAGCTGCTCGCCCGCTACGCGCGGACCCGCGGGCCGTTCAAGACCGCCGAGGCCGCGGGTCGCTTCGGCGTCCCGGAGGCGGAGGCCCGCGCGACGCTCGAGGGCCTGGAGGAACGACGACGGGTGGTGCGCGGCGAGTTCCGACCCGGCGGCTCGAGCCGGGAGTGGTGCGACGTCGACGTCCTCCGCCGGCTCCGCCGGCGCTCGCTCGCGGCGCTGCGGCGGGAGATCGAGCCGGTCGACCCGGAGGTCCTGGCCCGGTTCGCGTCGGCGTGGCAGGGGGTCGCGAGGCCCCGCCGCGGCGTCGACGCGCTCCTCGACGCCCTCAGCCAGCTGCAAGGCGCGTCGGTCCCGGCCTCGGTCCTCGAGGTCGACGTGCTCGGGTCGCGCGTCGAGGGCTACCGGCCCTCGATGCTCGACGAGCTGTGCGCGAGCGGCGACCTGGTGTGGATCGGCAACGGCGCCATCGGAGCCACCGACGGCCGGGTCGTGCTCGCCTTCCGCGATCAGGCGCCGCTGCTCACGCCGCCGCCCCCGGACGACGCGCCGAGCGGGCCGGTGCACGACGCGCTCCGGGACCACCTCGCGCGCGCCGGCGCCTCGTTCTGGCCCGAGCTGGTGCGGGCCACCGGGGAGGCCGACGAGCGCGTGGTGCTCGACGCCCTCTGGGACCTCGTCTGGGCCGGCGTCGTCACGAACGACGGGCTCGCGGCCCTCCGGGCCCGCCTGAGCGGCCGGCCTCGGGCGCCGCGCGGGCGGCCGCGCCCCGGGCGGCTCGCCCGGCTCGGGCCGCCGGCCGCGGCGGGGCGGTGGTCCCTCGTGTCGCTGACCGCCGGGGAGCCCCCGAGCCCGACCGAGGTGATCGCCGCCCGGGCCCGCCAGCTCCTCGAGCGGCACGGTGTGGTGACCCGCGAGACCGTCCGCGCCGAGGGCTGGCCGGGCGGGTTCGCGGCGGTGTACCCGGCGTTGCGCGCCATGGAGGAGGCGGGACGGGCGCGCCGGGGCTACTTCGTGGCCGGTCTCGGCGCGGCCCAGTTCGCGCTGCCGGGGGCCGCCGACCGGCTCCGCGGCGAGCGCGAGGCCGAGGACGAGGTGGTCGTGCTCGCCGCGACCGACCCGGCGCAGCCGTACGGCGCCGCGCTGCCCTGGCCGGACACGCCG
The Acidimicrobiia bacterium DNA segment above includes these coding regions:
- a CDS encoding EAL domain-containing protein, which encodes MSRGASGPRGPWADDDAQGAVAHHAWGVVGVGEARGTVQWVSPLVEAVLGYPSDELLGSRATDLVHPDDLDTVKTAYRALVDAGTVNAPVTVRCRHRAGAWCHLELVFTSLVGDRAAGGVVINARDVTHRIEAEAAASSPALFRRVADSAPVMMWMTDASDRVVFFNERWYDFTGRPPEEELGYGWQEALHPDDRERVAKAVQARLGEGEPYEIDYRVRIADGSYRRVVDVGVPRYDAEGGFIGHVGTVIDVTDRIEAEEAARRSESRFRALIQHSHDLVSIYDDQGRFVYASPSHERVLGYAPDELLGRSAIELLDPDEREDVARTFADQLLVTGVPTPVEHRIRHRDGSWRWIESVAILLTHDPGISGILVNARDVTDRRRAERIAADQGRILESIARGDPLGSTLDAVARLVEQWIGNARAVLAIADEDRVLHVAAAPSLPPACVDALEGFAIPADTGIMADAVVRETIDPADTGRPAATLLRHGFQTWWGRPVGDARSGRHLGVVLALRTDALEPQPGDERLLEVAASVTAIAVERNRSQARLAHQALHDALTGLPNREQLLERLRRMGHHERQGGSDIAVMFLDLDRFKVLNDSVGHDAGDRLLVSMGHRLAEALRPGDLVARFGGDEFVVVCEQLAGPDDAITLADRLLHVAREPFNLDGLEAVVTVSIGIAVADGRPPEALLRDADAAMYRAKEKGRDRVELFDAQLREDVVTRLDTERELRHALDHGGLVVHYQPVVWLRTGAFAGFEALLRWDHPRRGLLQPIDFLSVAEDSGLMRPIGEWVREEVCRTVGDWHRKHPEWGPFVTSVNVSAAELSDPHLATTIAKAVHGSGLDPALLSFEITERLLLQDAEAARALFAELRDLGVLLALDDFGTGYSPLVHLKQFPIDAVKIDRGFVRGLGADPFDDAVVAAIVDLAHQLKLSSVVLGVETAAQAERVRGQGCMRAQGHWFAAPMPPQLAEVWAARRTGA
- a CDS encoding DEAD/DEAH box helicase, which produces MLERFSPPVRDWFASAFAAPTRAQHLGWPAIGAGDHTLLLAPTGSGKTLAAFLWAVDRLATDPEGPPATRDRVLYVSPLKALAVDIERNLRAPLIGLQRSAARLGVDVRVPTVGVRTGDTPADERRRLVRTPPDILITTPESLYLMLTSRARETLRSVRWVIVDEIHAVAGTKRGAHLALSLERLEELTRRSPQRIGLSATQRPLDEIARFLGGVGPDGPRPVTVVDAGSGKDLDVEVVVPVEDLGAMGRALDEPVSGPADAGPPRASIWPHVHPRLLELVLAHRSTIIFVNARRLAERLAASLNDLWHEQLAAAGQTAAPGVELVRAHHGSIAREQRLAIEDALKRGEVRALVATSSLELGIDMGAVDLVIQVESPGSVARGLQRIGRAGHGVGESSRGKIFPKYRGDLLEAAVVVPRMRAGLVEETRYPRNPLDVLAQQLVAACAVDEWDVDALLALVRRAANFADLPDDAFTAVLDLLAGRYPSDEFSGLRPRLVWDRVAGRVRARDGAARVAIVNGGTIPDRGLFGVFLPDGVRVGELDEEMVYESRPGDIFVLGASTWRIDQITHDRVIVTPAPGEPARAPFWKGDKPGRPLELGRALGAAVRELTALAPDAARRRLADDFGLDALAAENLRRYLEEQRDATGSVPDDRTVVVERFPDEIGDWRVCVLSPFGARVHAPWALALEARLNERLDLPVEVLWSDDGIVLRLPEAVDTIPTEELLLDPDEVEELVTRQLPATALFAARFREAAARALLLPRRRPGERTPLWQQRQRAADLLEVAARYPSFPIVLEATRECLRDVFDLAALRTVLADLRARRVRVVPVETPTASPFAQSLLFGWIAVYMYEGDAPLAERRAAALALDRDLLRELLGADELRELLDADAVETVELELARLAPTSRRAQSADDVHDLLRDLGDLSEGELTARTDGEVGPIVAGLERDRRAIRITVAGEPRVAAAEDAARYRDATGAAIPVGLPGVFTAPSEDPLGELLARYARTRGPFKTAEAAGRFGVPEAEARATLEGLEERRRVVRGEFRPGGSSREWCDVDVLRRLRRRSLAALRREIEPVDPEVLARFASAWQGVARPRRGVDALLDALSQLQGASVPASVLEVDVLGSRVEGYRPSMLDELCASGDLVWIGNGAIGATDGRVVLAFRDQAPLLTPPPPDDAPSGPVHDALRDHLARAGASFWPELVRATGEADERVVLDALWDLVWAGVVTNDGLAALRARLSGRPRAPRGRPRPGRLARLGPPAAAGRWSLVSLTAGEPPSPTEVIAARARQLLERHGVVTRETVRAEGWPGGFAAVYPALRAMEEAGRARRGYFVAGLGAAQFALPGAADRLRGEREAEDEVVVLAATDPAQPYGAALPWPDTPGRPARVPGALVVLHGGQPAAYLERGAKRVLTFDAEPSQWVGALTELVKNGRLRSLTIERVDDVPARESPTAPSLRAAGFVDGYRGLRFGP